A single region of the Pseudanabaena sp. FACHB-2040 genome encodes:
- the ruvX gene encoding Holliday junction resolvase RuvX, protein MPLSPVRVLSQPAILGFDPGRQKCGLAIMGLDRVLRHQEVVQAESALDTIQTLRQQYPISIIVMGNQTTAKTWKTKIETLPDSPRVMLVDERYSTLEARDRYWQMYPPKGVGRLLPQSLRKIPRPIDDIVAILLIERYLNRLTAN, encoded by the coding sequence GTGCCGTTAAGCCCTGTCAGAGTACTCTCGCAGCCCGCTATTTTGGGGTTTGATCCGGGGCGACAGAAATGTGGTCTGGCCATTATGGGGCTAGATCGAGTGTTGCGCCATCAAGAAGTGGTTCAGGCCGAATCCGCTCTCGACACTATTCAAACCCTACGCCAGCAATACCCCATTTCTATCATCGTGATGGGCAACCAGACCACGGCTAAGACCTGGAAGACAAAAATCGAGACCCTGCCCGACTCCCCTCGGGTCATGCTAGTAGACGAGCGCTACAGCACCCTTGAGGCCCGCGATCGTTACTGGCAGATGTATCCGCCCAAAGGGGTTGGACGCTTGCTGCCGCAGTCTTTACGCAAAATTCCCCGCCCCATCGACGACATTGTGGCGATCTTGCTAATTGAGCGTTATTTAAACCGGCTCACGGCTAATTAG
- a CDS encoding DUF3146 family protein, producing MTANRLPRTTAYVRITHQSWSQGRIEGEVRANDYEWQFQWRFRQGQLKVEPSLGRALIREPLSRFLEQFDYQLEPGGDYSFTIRAKL from the coding sequence GTGACCGCTAACCGCTTGCCCAGAACCACTGCATACGTCCGCATCACCCACCAGTCCTGGAGCCAAGGCAGGATTGAGGGGGAAGTGCGAGCCAACGACTATGAGTGGCAATTTCAATGGCGCTTTCGTCAGGGTCAGCTTAAAGTCGAGCCTTCCCTAGGGCGAGCCCTAATTCGAGAACCTCTCAGCCGATTTTTAGAGCAGTTTGACTACCAGCTAGAGCCCGGCGGCGACTATTCCTTCACCATTCGAGCCAAGCTGTAA